A section of the Serratia liquefaciens ATCC 27592 genome encodes:
- a CDS encoding fimbrial protein, which yields MTNRISGVLLIALSLCSAEATAKNQGHGTLNLGGEIVETPCGIASESLDQTIDFGLISMTDAALDTQPVLIGSRRNFEIKLVNCELASIVKPDFIYRAATVTFNGIADSRDPDLLGVYGEAQGVAIELLTANGVQIPLGSTTADYQIVAGDNTLRFGAQLRIHPDRARAGGFSSLAKFTLSYL from the coding sequence ATGACAAACCGGATTTCGGGCGTACTGCTTATCGCGCTCAGCCTTTGCAGCGCAGAGGCGACGGCGAAAAATCAGGGCCACGGCACACTCAACCTGGGTGGCGAGATCGTCGAAACCCCCTGCGGGATTGCCAGCGAAAGCCTGGACCAGACCATTGATTTCGGCCTGATCTCGATGACCGATGCGGCATTGGATACGCAGCCGGTACTGATCGGCAGCCGCCGCAACTTTGAGATCAAGCTGGTGAACTGCGAATTGGCCAGCATCGTGAAACCCGACTTTATCTACCGCGCGGCCACCGTCACTTTCAACGGCATCGCCGACAGCCGAGATCCCGATCTCTTGGGGGTTTATGGCGAAGCCCAGGGCGTGGCTATTGAGCTACTGACCGCCAACGGCGTTCAGATACCGCTGGGCAGTACCACCGCGGATTACCAGATTGTCGCCGGCGACAACACGCTGCGCTTTGGCGCTCAGTTACGCATTCATCCCGACAGGGCCAGAGCCGGCGGATTCAGCTCACTGGCGAAATTCACCCTGTCTTATCTGTAA
- a CDS encoding FaeA/PapI family transcriptional regulator, translated as MAKAPITYEIRKSHMLNVLRKLCMERASGAGEHHPPAPEHWPKTRELADKCGENIYTTRTLLLALEKEGKVRCTHRSINNSLRWYICASPKKM; from the coding sequence ATGGCCAAGGCGCCGATAACATATGAAATCAGGAAGTCACATATGCTAAACGTGTTACGAAAACTCTGTATGGAGCGCGCGTCGGGGGCAGGGGAACATCACCCTCCGGCACCGGAACACTGGCCTAAAACCAGGGAGCTGGCAGACAAATGCGGTGAAAATATTTACACCACGCGCACGCTGTTATTGGCATTGGAAAAAGAGGGTAAAGTTCGTTGTACTCATCGCAGCATCAATAATTCGTTACGCTGGTATATTTGTGCATCACCCAAAAAAATGTAA
- a CDS encoding fimbrial protein, whose translation MKLNKLMLATVIAFASASVAHAASNQGSGKVTFTGEIIDAPCSVAPESVDQTVPMGQISSRLLAKEGKSSSEPFSIELKDCSIATMKNVQVTFTGTPDPDNSKLLALSGTATGAGIRIYDNLHSKDVELGTATDGQGLTEGNNSLKFAAYLQGSSASGAVVPGEFTSVANFTLAYL comes from the coding sequence ATGAAACTGAATAAATTAATGCTGGCAACCGTGATTGCTTTCGCTTCTGCATCTGTTGCTCACGCCGCATCTAACCAGGGCAGCGGTAAAGTCACTTTTACCGGTGAAATTATTGATGCGCCATGCAGCGTAGCACCGGAATCTGTTGATCAAACTGTCCCTATGGGCCAAATCAGCAGCCGTCTGCTGGCTAAAGAAGGCAAATCCAGCTCTGAGCCATTCAGCATCGAACTGAAAGATTGCTCTATTGCGACCATGAAGAACGTCCAGGTGACCTTCACCGGTACGCCGGATCCAGATAACAGCAAACTGCTGGCACTGAGCGGCACCGCAACCGGCGCTGGCATCAGAATCTATGACAACCTGCATTCCAAAGACGTTGAACTGGGCACCGCAACCGATGGCCAGGGTCTGACCGAAGGTAATAACTCCCTGAAATTCGCCGCTTATCTGCAAGGCAGCAGCGCTTCTGGCGCCGTGGTCCCAGGCGAATTCACCAGCGTTGCAAACTTCACACTGGCTTACCTGTAA
- a CDS encoding fimbria/pilus outer membrane usher protein: MSDYSMTSLLTRKKIPLTVILSFLWVHSAFSATEFNTDVLDIGDRSKVDLSRFSDADYVMPGAYLLDIKINQKTLPQRSIQYYPSPDKKDRSRVCLPPDLVEKMALKEDVLKKITLWHDNSCADISGIKGATISDRIGGGVLAITIPQAWMKYSDPDWTPPEQWDDGIPGLLLDYSISGQVGKQSHNNNTAENLSSYGTVGANLGAWRLRADYQANYNQQAGERDNNFDWNQIYAYRALPMQAAKLTLGEIFLDSGVFDSYRFTGLNLASDERMLPPNLQGYAPEVRGIAKSNAKITVSQEGRTLYETTVPAGPFAIQDLNSSVRGRLDVKVEEQDGTVSTFQVDTATIPYLTRPGYVRYNVAVGKPSAYDHRTQGPLFSASDFSWGLTSAWSLYGGALLGGDYNAWALGLGRDLNVFGAMSVDVTQSIARLPNEPTASGMSFKVNYAKRFDELNSQITFAGYRFSQRKFMNMSQYLQERYNDYDERYNGRQKELYTITASKTFMAEDSAKAITAYLTYSHQTYWDARAQDRYGLSASKLFNVGNISNVTASLSAYRTTYHGRTDDSVMLNFSVPIGDRRRLGYSLQTSNSDVTQMASYNDYTDPNNTWQVSGGFNQSGKSLARGYYSHNASFGSLNASASYQQDSYSSIGGTFRSGITATRHGIAAHQNSSNGGSRMMLDTDGIAGVPINNGRAYSNRFGLAVISDITSYYNTDTRIDVNTLADDVEATRAVVQGTLTEGAIGYRHFEVVKGSKLLATIKLADGSEPPFGATVLSEKGREVAVVNDGGSVYLTGVQPQEQLDVAWEGQRQCRIVIPGAAKPLDQLLLPCAKL, translated from the coding sequence ATGAGTGATTATTCTATGACGTCATTACTGACACGGAAAAAAATACCCCTTACCGTCATTCTATCTTTCCTCTGGGTGCATTCGGCTTTTTCCGCCACGGAATTCAATACCGACGTATTGGATATTGGCGATCGCAGCAAAGTGGATTTATCGCGTTTTTCAGACGCCGATTACGTCATGCCCGGCGCCTATTTGCTGGATATCAAAATCAACCAGAAAACCTTGCCGCAGCGCAGCATTCAATATTATCCGTCGCCGGATAAAAAGGATCGTTCTCGCGTCTGCCTGCCGCCGGATCTGGTCGAGAAAATGGCGCTGAAAGAAGACGTCCTCAAAAAAATCACTCTGTGGCACGACAACAGCTGCGCCGATATCAGCGGCATCAAAGGGGCGACCATCTCCGACCGCATCGGCGGCGGCGTCTTGGCCATCACCATCCCGCAAGCCTGGATGAAATATTCCGATCCGGACTGGACACCGCCGGAGCAGTGGGACGACGGCATTCCCGGACTGCTGCTGGACTACAGCATCAGCGGCCAGGTCGGCAAGCAGAGCCACAATAACAACACCGCCGAAAATCTCAGCAGCTACGGGACGGTGGGGGCCAACCTGGGCGCCTGGCGCCTGCGCGCCGACTATCAGGCCAATTACAATCAGCAGGCCGGCGAGCGCGATAACAACTTCGACTGGAACCAGATCTACGCCTACCGCGCGCTGCCGATGCAGGCTGCCAAGCTGACGCTCGGTGAAATCTTTCTCGACTCGGGGGTCTTTGATTCTTACCGCTTTACCGGTCTGAATCTGGCCAGCGACGAGCGCATGCTGCCGCCAAACCTGCAGGGTTATGCGCCGGAAGTACGCGGCATTGCCAAAAGCAACGCCAAGATCACCGTCTCGCAAGAAGGTCGTACGCTGTACGAAACCACCGTGCCCGCCGGGCCGTTTGCCATTCAGGATCTCAACAGTTCGGTACGTGGCCGGTTAGACGTGAAGGTGGAAGAACAAGACGGCACCGTCTCCACTTTCCAGGTCGACACCGCCACCATCCCTTACCTGACGCGCCCCGGCTATGTCCGCTACAACGTCGCGGTGGGTAAGCCTTCGGCATACGATCACCGCACGCAAGGGCCACTGTTTTCCGCCAGCGACTTCTCCTGGGGGCTGACCAGCGCCTGGTCGCTGTACGGCGGCGCCCTGCTCGGCGGCGATTACAACGCCTGGGCGCTTGGCCTGGGTCGCGATCTTAACGTGTTCGGCGCCATGTCGGTAGACGTGACGCAGTCCATCGCCCGTTTGCCCAATGAGCCTACCGCCAGCGGCATGTCGTTCAAGGTCAACTACGCCAAGCGCTTCGATGAGCTGAACAGCCAGATCACCTTCGCCGGCTACCGCTTCTCACAGCGCAAGTTCATGAACATGTCGCAGTATCTGCAAGAGCGCTACAACGACTATGACGAACGCTACAACGGCCGCCAAAAAGAGCTGTACACCATTACCGCCAGCAAAACCTTTATGGCGGAAGACAGCGCCAAGGCGATCACCGCTTACCTGACCTATTCGCACCAAACCTATTGGGATGCCAGGGCGCAGGATCGCTACGGGTTATCCGCCAGCAAGCTGTTCAACGTCGGCAATATCAGCAATGTGACCGCATCGCTGTCGGCCTACCGTACCACCTATCACGGCCGCACCGATGACAGCGTGATGCTGAACTTCAGCGTGCCGATCGGCGATCGCCGCCGGCTCGGTTACTCACTGCAAACCAGCAACAGCGACGTGACGCAGATGGCGTCTTACAACGACTATACCGACCCGAACAACACCTGGCAGGTCAGCGGCGGCTTTAACCAGTCCGGCAAATCGCTGGCCCGCGGCTACTACAGCCATAACGCCTCGTTCGGATCGCTCAACGCCAGCGCCTCTTATCAGCAGGACAGCTATTCGTCGATCGGCGGGACCTTCCGCAGCGGCATTACCGCTACCCGACACGGCATAGCCGCCCACCAGAACTCCAGTAACGGTGGCAGCCGGATGATGCTGGACACCGACGGCATCGCCGGGGTGCCGATCAACAACGGCCGCGCCTACAGCAACCGCTTCGGCCTGGCGGTGATCTCCGATATCACCAGCTACTACAACACCGACACCCGCATCGACGTCAATACCCTGGCGGACGACGTGGAGGCCACCCGAGCGGTGGTGCAAGGCACGCTGACCGAGGGCGCCATCGGCTACCGCCACTTTGAGGTGGTGAAAGGCAGCAAGCTGCTGGCCACCATCAAGCTTGCCGACGGCAGCGAACCGCCGTTCGGCGCCACGGTGCTGAGCGAAAAAGGCCGTGAGGTGGCGGTCGTGAACGACGGCGGCTCGGTCTACCTGACCGGCGTGCAGCCGCAAGAGCAGCTGGACGTCGCCTGGGAAGGCCAGCGCCAGTGCCGCATTGTTATACCGGGCGCCGCCAAGCCGCTGGACCAGCTACTGCTGCCGTGCGCCAAACTGTAA
- the fetB gene encoding iron efflux ABC transporter permease subunit FetB produces the protein MNQHNISNESLALSMVLVIIAILISHKEKLALEKDIIWSICRAVVQLIIVGYVLKYIFDVNNAILTVLMVLFICFNAAYNAQKRSKYIDHAFMTSFIAITTGAVLTLAVLVLTGSIEFTPMQVIPISGMVAGNAMVAVGLCYNNLGQRFKSDQQKIQEMLSLGASPKFASAALIRDSIRASLIPTVDSAKTVGLVSLPGMMSGLIFAGIDPVKAIKYQIMVTFMLLSTASLSTIIACYLAYRKFYNERHQLVVSTLK, from the coding sequence ATGAACCAGCATAACATCAGCAATGAATCTTTGGCTTTGTCGATGGTATTGGTGATTATTGCTATTTTAATCAGCCATAAAGAAAAGCTGGCGCTGGAAAAAGACATTATCTGGAGTATTTGCCGGGCGGTGGTGCAGTTGATCATTGTCGGCTACGTGCTGAAATACATTTTTGATGTAAATAACGCCATTCTGACGGTGCTGATGGTGCTGTTTATCTGCTTTAACGCCGCCTACAACGCGCAAAAGCGCAGTAAATATATCGATCATGCATTTATGACGTCGTTTATTGCCATAACCACCGGCGCGGTATTAACGTTGGCGGTGCTGGTACTGACCGGTTCGATTGAGTTTACCCCAATGCAGGTGATCCCGATTTCCGGCATGGTGGCCGGCAATGCGATGGTGGCAGTTGGCCTGTGCTACAACAACCTGGGGCAGCGTTTCAAAAGCGATCAGCAGAAGATTCAGGAGATGCTGAGCCTGGGCGCCTCGCCGAAGTTCGCTTCGGCGGCGCTGATCCGCGACAGTATCCGTGCTTCGTTGATCCCTACGGTGGACTCTGCCAAAACCGTGGGGTTGGTCAGCCTGCCGGGCATGATGTCGGGTCTGATCTTCGCCGGTATCGATCCGGTCAAGGCGATTAAGTACCAGATTATGGTGACTTTCATGCTGTTGTCGACCGCCAGCCTGTCGACCATCATCGCCTGCTACCTGGCCTACCGGAAGTTCTACAACGAGCGCCATCAGCTGGTGGTCAGCACGTTGAAATAA
- the fetA gene encoding iron efflux ABC transporter ATP-binding subunit FetA — MKESKEILLLDDIHYQIDEQVILDSVSFGLNQGEFKLITGPSGCGKSTLLKIVSSLIDPTRGKIIFAGKAITDIPPEEYRQQVSYCFQTPSLFGDSVYDNIALPYQIRKQKPDRKKMQADLVRFGLAENMLDKSVNELSGGEKQRISLIRNLQFMPKVLLLDEITSALDEDNKRNVNEIIHQLVAQHGVAVLWVTHDKDEIKHADDVITLSAHGARAQETTNEPA; from the coding sequence ATGAAGGAAAGCAAAGAAATACTGTTATTGGATGATATTCATTATCAAATAGACGAGCAGGTTATTTTAGATTCCGTGTCTTTCGGTCTGAATCAGGGCGAATTTAAACTGATTACCGGCCCGTCTGGCTGCGGAAAAAGCACCCTGCTAAAAATCGTATCTTCCTTGATCGACCCGACCCGTGGAAAAATTATCTTTGCCGGTAAGGCCATTACCGATATACCGCCGGAAGAGTACCGTCAACAGGTGTCATACTGTTTTCAAACCCCTTCGCTGTTTGGCGACAGCGTGTATGACAATATCGCGTTGCCCTACCAGATTCGCAAACAAAAACCGGACAGGAAAAAGATGCAGGCCGACCTGGTGCGCTTTGGGCTAGCGGAAAATATGCTGGATAAAAGCGTTAACGAATTATCGGGCGGCGAGAAGCAGCGAATTTCGTTGATCCGTAACCTGCAGTTTATGCCCAAGGTTCTGTTATTGGATGAGATCACCAGTGCGCTGGATGAAGATAATAAACGCAACGTTAATGAAATTATTCATCAACTGGTCGCGCAGCATGGCGTCGCGGTGTTGTGGGTTACGCATGATAAAGATGAAATCAAACATGCGGATGATGTGATTACTTTGAGTGCGCATGGCGCTCGGGCGCAGGAGACGACCAATGAACCAGCATAA
- a CDS encoding FKBP-type peptidyl-prolyl cis-trans isomerase N-terminal domain-containing protein yields MRRYAEGAAALLLLLVWGAASAAEIAPGKDDGIPALLKFAEQQQAVPVVESAPAAPQPVTAKPKPAAVTRGDNARLTALNQALQRQAETIRQLEQQLAAQAQPAAPAPKATPKPDPIDIRPLVAALKGIRKAIATPPDLIAMAAALARQQRIVTQQEQQLQQLNRQLAAQRQPPELASDADKQAYAAGVSLGRDILHLQEENRRLGIEADRPRLLAGIADTLAGQQRLDDAAIDSALKAADAALQQAQQQRQQAIRGEGKTYLADFAKQPGVQKDALGFYYRVDYTGSGQINANDNVDIVVRESLPNGQVIKDMDLAGTTISLPLSQYPPLFRAAIGKLNKHGSMTLVVPPVLAYGDKGSPPAIPPGATMIYTLRVADVLPQDRSRQK; encoded by the coding sequence ATGAGAAGGTATGCGGAAGGAGCCGCTGCTTTGCTGCTGTTGTTGGTATGGGGCGCTGCATCGGCGGCAGAGATTGCACCTGGCAAGGATGACGGCATTCCCGCATTGCTGAAATTTGCCGAGCAACAGCAGGCGGTGCCGGTGGTGGAAAGTGCACCTGCAGCGCCTCAGCCGGTGACTGCCAAGCCCAAACCCGCCGCTGTTACGCGCGGAGACAACGCCCGTCTGACTGCGCTGAATCAGGCCCTGCAACGGCAAGCCGAAACCATCCGCCAATTGGAACAGCAGCTGGCGGCTCAGGCTCAACCGGCGGCGCCAGCCCCCAAGGCAACACCCAAACCGGACCCGATTGATATCCGGCCGCTGGTGGCCGCGTTAAAAGGGATCCGTAAGGCCATCGCCACGCCACCAGACTTGATCGCCATGGCGGCGGCTCTGGCACGGCAGCAGCGGATCGTCACGCAGCAAGAGCAGCAGTTGCAGCAGCTCAACCGTCAGCTAGCCGCGCAGCGACAACCGCCGGAGCTGGCCAGCGATGCCGATAAGCAGGCCTACGCCGCCGGGGTTTCGCTGGGGCGTGACATTCTGCATTTACAGGAAGAAAACCGCCGCTTGGGAATTGAAGCCGATCGCCCACGTTTGCTGGCGGGCATTGCCGATACGCTGGCGGGGCAGCAACGGTTGGATGATGCCGCCATCGACAGCGCGCTAAAGGCCGCAGACGCTGCCTTGCAGCAGGCCCAACAGCAGCGACAGCAGGCGATACGGGGGGAGGGTAAAACCTACCTCGCCGATTTCGCCAAGCAGCCTGGCGTGCAAAAAGATGCGCTCGGTTTTTATTACCGTGTGGACTATACCGGCAGCGGGCAGATAAACGCCAATGACAACGTCGATATCGTGGTACGCGAGAGCTTGCCCAATGGGCAAGTGATCAAGGATATGGACTTGGCCGGCACCACTATCTCTTTGCCTTTGTCGCAATATCCACCGCTGTTTCGCGCCGCCATCGGCAAATTGAACAAGCATGGGTCCATGACGCTGGTGGTGCCGCCAGTTCTGGCATACGGCGACAAAGGAAGCCCGCCCGCAATCCCCCCGGGCGCCACGATGATTTACACCTTGCGCGTGGCCGACGTGCTGCCGCAGGACAGGAGCAGGCAAAAGTAA
- a CDS encoding CoA-acylating methylmalonate-semialdehyde dehydrogenase, with product MKTVGNFIGGQVCLSSSNQTVDVHNPASGQVERRVTQSTAAEVKQAIDVAHQAFADWSRTTPLRRARIMFNFKALLEQHRDELAALIVSEHGKVYSDALGELTRGIEVVEFACGIPHLIKGEYSADVGSGVDSFSLMQPLGVVAGITPFNFPAMVPMWMFPIALACGNTFVLKPPALVPSASVRMAELLKEAGLPDGVFNVVHCANEEAAQLCTDPHIQAVSFVGSSAVAEHIYTTASAHGKRVQAFGAAKNQAIIMPDADLDATVNALMGGAFGSAGERCMALPVAVVVGDDTADKLIARLKPLIAQLRVGPGLKQGGEENEMGPLVSSAHQKKVLGYIDLGVEEGATLVADGRNYQVAGYPDGYYVGGTLFDHVTPEMRIYREEIFGPVLGIVRVPDYQTAIDTVNSHEFGNGSAIFTSNGHYARQFVQEVQAGMVGVNVPVPVPMAFHSFGGWKRSVFGALNVHGTDGVRFYTRMKTATARWPTGQQTVSEYSMPTLG from the coding sequence ATGAAAACCGTGGGTAACTTTATTGGCGGGCAGGTGTGCCTGAGCAGCAGCAATCAAACCGTCGACGTGCATAATCCGGCTTCCGGGCAGGTTGAACGCCGCGTGACGCAGAGCACTGCCGCCGAGGTGAAGCAGGCCATTGACGTGGCCCACCAGGCATTTGCCGACTGGTCGCGCACCACACCGCTGCGCCGTGCGCGCATCATGTTCAATTTTAAGGCGCTGCTGGAACAGCATCGCGACGAGCTGGCGGCGCTGATTGTCAGCGAGCATGGCAAGGTGTATTCCGATGCGCTGGGCGAACTGACCCGCGGCATCGAAGTGGTGGAATTTGCTTGCGGCATTCCACATCTGATCAAGGGCGAATATTCTGCGGACGTCGGCAGCGGCGTTGACAGCTTCTCGCTGATGCAGCCATTGGGCGTGGTCGCGGGTATCACCCCCTTTAACTTCCCGGCGATGGTGCCGATGTGGATGTTCCCTATCGCGCTGGCCTGCGGCAATACCTTTGTGCTCAAGCCCCCGGCGCTGGTGCCTTCGGCCTCGGTTCGCATGGCCGAACTGCTGAAAGAAGCCGGGCTGCCGGACGGCGTATTCAACGTGGTGCATTGCGCAAACGAAGAAGCCGCGCAGCTGTGCACCGATCCCCACATTCAGGCGGTGAGCTTTGTCGGCTCCTCTGCGGTGGCTGAACATATCTATACTACCGCCAGTGCCCACGGCAAGCGGGTGCAGGCCTTCGGCGCGGCGAAAAACCAGGCCATCATCATGCCTGACGCCGATCTGGACGCGACGGTCAATGCCCTGATGGGCGGCGCATTCGGCTCGGCCGGCGAGCGTTGCATGGCGTTGCCGGTGGCGGTGGTCGTCGGCGACGACACGGCCGATAAACTGATTGCCAGACTGAAGCCGCTGATCGCTCAGCTGCGCGTTGGTCCAGGGCTTAAACAGGGTGGCGAAGAAAACGAGATGGGGCCGCTGGTATCCTCGGCGCACCAGAAGAAAGTCCTGGGTTATATCGATCTGGGCGTGGAAGAGGGCGCTACCCTGGTGGCCGATGGCCGCAACTATCAGGTGGCGGGTTACCCGGACGGCTACTACGTTGGCGGTACCCTGTTTGACCACGTTACGCCGGAAATGCGTATCTATCGTGAAGAGATCTTCGGGCCGGTGTTGGGCATTGTCCGCGTGCCGGACTACCAGACCGCCATCGATACGGTGAATAGCCATGAATTTGGTAACGGCAGCGCTATCTTTACCAGTAACGGTCACTATGCGCGCCAGTTCGTGCAGGAAGTGCAGGCCGGCATGGTGGGGGTCAACGTCCCGGTGCCTGTCCCGATGGCGTTCCACAGCTTTGGTGGCTGGAAGCGCTCGGTGTTCGGTGCATTAAACGTTCACGGTACCGACGGCGTGCGTTTCTACACCCGGATGAAAACCGCCACCGCCCGCTGGCCAACCGGGCAGCAAACGGTGTCTGAATACAGTATGCCTACGCTGGGTTAA
- a CDS encoding sugar porter family MFS transporter: protein MSSQRKHNTGYILRICGIAALGGILFGYDTAVISGAIESLKTYFNLSPAETGWAVSNVVIGCVVGAFAAGPLAGRYGRKKALMLAAVLFTISAVGSSLAPTFTWFVIYRIIGGLAVGIAATVSPMYMSEVSPKDMRGRALSMQQFAIVFGQIVIFYVNFKIASIASEAWLVEMGWRWMFASGVLPCILFCILVFIIPESPRWSVMVGRDDQALAMLTKVSNAEHAKKVLQEIKDSIKQDQQASQKKLSYADKRVRFILFVGCMIAMLQQVTGVNVMMYYAPVVLKTVTINAQEALFQTIWIGVMQLVGSVIGAMLMDRMGRIPLMRWGTLGVIAGLLITSYALYTEATGYFALFGMLFFMVFYALSWGVGAWVLVSEIFPNRMRSQGMSIAVGCMWLANFVVSQTFPMINDNPYLFSSFHGAFPMWVFAVCCLFSYWFIGRYIPETRGVSLEKMEDVVMAKRYRQPQPEIQRTPL, encoded by the coding sequence ATGTCATCTCAGCGTAAGCATAATACCGGGTACATACTGCGAATATGCGGCATTGCGGCACTTGGCGGCATTTTGTTCGGCTACGACACCGCCGTGATCTCCGGCGCGATCGAATCCCTGAAAACCTATTTTAATCTCAGCCCCGCCGAAACCGGCTGGGCCGTTTCCAACGTGGTGATCGGCTGCGTGGTCGGTGCCTTTGCCGCCGGGCCACTGGCCGGGCGATATGGTCGTAAGAAGGCCCTGATGCTGGCGGCAGTGCTGTTCACCATTTCGGCAGTGGGTTCTTCACTGGCGCCAACTTTCACCTGGTTTGTGATTTACCGCATTATCGGCGGTTTGGCGGTGGGTATCGCCGCGACCGTTTCGCCGATGTACATGTCGGAAGTCTCACCCAAAGACATGCGCGGCCGTGCGCTCAGCATGCAGCAATTCGCCATCGTGTTCGGCCAAATCGTGATCTTCTACGTTAACTTCAAAATCGCCAGCATCGCCAGTGAAGCCTGGCTGGTGGAGATGGGCTGGCGCTGGATGTTCGCCTCCGGCGTGCTGCCCTGCATCCTGTTTTGCATTTTGGTATTTATCATTCCAGAGTCGCCACGCTGGAGCGTGATGGTCGGCCGGGACGATCAGGCGCTGGCGATGCTGACCAAAGTGTCCAACGCCGAACATGCGAAAAAAGTGCTGCAGGAAATCAAAGACTCGATAAAACAGGATCAGCAAGCCAGCCAGAAAAAACTCAGCTATGCCGATAAACGGGTACGCTTCATTCTGTTCGTTGGCTGCATGATCGCCATGCTGCAGCAGGTCACCGGGGTTAACGTAATGATGTATTACGCGCCGGTGGTGCTGAAAACCGTCACCATAAACGCGCAGGAAGCGCTGTTCCAAACCATCTGGATCGGCGTGATGCAGTTGGTCGGTTCCGTCATCGGTGCCATGTTGATGGATCGCATGGGCCGCATCCCACTGATGCGTTGGGGTACGCTGGGCGTCATCGCCGGCCTGCTGATCACCTCCTATGCGCTCTATACCGAGGCCACCGGCTACTTCGCGCTGTTTGGCATGCTGTTCTTTATGGTGTTCTATGCGCTGTCGTGGGGCGTGGGCGCCTGGGTCCTGGTGTCAGAAATCTTCCCCAATCGCATGCGCTCTCAGGGCATGAGCATCGCCGTCGGCTGTATGTGGCTGGCCAACTTTGTCGTGTCTCAGACCTTCCCGATGATCAACGATAACCCTTATCTGTTCTCAAGCTTCCACGGTGCCTTCCCGATGTGGGTGTTCGCCGTCTGCTGCCTGTTCAGTTACTGGTTTATCGGCCGCTATATTCCTGAAACACGAGGGGTATCGCTGGAAAAAATGGAGGACGTGGTCATGGCAAAACGCTATCGCCAACCTCAACCCGAAATACAACGCACGCCGCTATAG
- a CDS encoding TIM barrel protein — MTIAPDRFCINRKIAPNLDLEQFFSLVKKCGLNKVELRNDMPSGKVTDNLSNDQLNALAEKYGIEIVTINALGMFNLLDDQAALLKNAEALLSQAQAIRSKALVLCPHCSAGDNRSEEQKKTDTLAALKLLAPLFRQYGVQGYVEPLGFGISSLRSSLLTQSLIRDSGAPYKIVLDTFHHYLSDVTQPEFDAQIQIDGIGLVHLSGVEDLRAKSALSDEERIMLSDKDRLESKKQVQDLERLGYTGIYAFEPFSSQLDSWTAADIEREIRQSIALLQG; from the coding sequence ATGACCATTGCGCCAGACCGTTTTTGCATCAACCGCAAGATCGCGCCAAATCTCGATTTGGAACAGTTTTTCAGCCTGGTGAAAAAGTGCGGGCTCAACAAAGTAGAGCTACGCAACGATATGCCGAGCGGCAAGGTGACCGATAACCTGAGCAACGATCAATTAAATGCGTTGGCAGAAAAATACGGTATCGAAATCGTCACCATTAACGCGCTCGGCATGTTTAACCTGCTGGACGATCAAGCCGCGTTGCTGAAAAACGCCGAGGCGCTGTTGTCACAAGCTCAGGCAATCCGCAGCAAGGCGCTGGTACTGTGCCCGCATTGCAGCGCGGGCGATAACCGCAGCGAAGAGCAGAAAAAAACCGACACGCTGGCGGCCCTTAAGCTGCTGGCTCCGCTGTTCAGGCAATACGGTGTACAGGGCTATGTGGAGCCGTTGGGGTTCGGTATCAGCTCACTGCGCTCATCGCTGCTGACGCAGTCCCTGATCCGGGATTCTGGCGCGCCGTACAAAATCGTGCTGGATACCTTCCACCACTATTTAAGCGACGTCACGCAGCCTGAATTTGATGCGCAAATTCAGATCGACGGCATTGGGCTGGTGCACCTTTCCGGGGTGGAAGATCTGCGTGCTAAAAGCGCATTAAGCGACGAAGAACGCATCATGCTGAGCGATAAAGATCGGCTGGAGAGCAAAAAGCAGGTGCAGGATCTGGAGCGCCTGGGCTACACCGGCATTTACGCCTTCGAGCCGTTTTCGTCGCAACTGGACAGCTGGACGGCAGCGGATATAGAACGTGAAATCCGTCAGAGCATCGCTCTGCTGCAAGGGTAG